A window from Vanessa cardui chromosome 21, ilVanCard2.1, whole genome shotgun sequence encodes these proteins:
- the LOC124538953 gene encoding apyrase-like — MEFVNILFICLSVSNLVSAQLYELNIVHYNDFHARFVETSLSGNVCNPSVAPCIGGFARLTTLIREALQKEPDSLVLNAGDSFQGTIWYNLLRWNVTQDFMNMVHHDAHVLGNHEFDNGIEGVVPYLKHLNSTVVTANIIDDEEPTIQGLYQPSIIVEKKGRKIGIIGVIIATTSELASAGRLVFTDEVEAVRREAEKLNAQGVDIIVVLSHCGLDIDREIAMRAGPHIDIIVGGHSHTLLSNSDPPEGSEFPRQGPYPVIVEQETRTVLIVQAAAHTAFLGEIKLYFNEQGDLMSWTGNPHFVGNDVVQAPDVLQKINEYLPIINDRANELVGVSKVHLSSDCSCDECNLGSFICDAFLDAAIDRAEGDKWNYAHFCVINTGGIRTDIQPGNVTFEHLLLSTPFENRVEVFDLRGQHVLEMLEYAVANDPWPGARMVQVSGLRAVFDGALPINSRVMNATVRCIECRIPRYEPLDLNKMYKMVSQSFLGGGGDGFSMISNNRQNVEVIGVDYDVVMQYMRRQAPVIKDLDGRVQISNPCIRN; from the exons ATGGAGTtcgttaatatattatttatttgtttgtcagTATCTAATTTAGTGAGTGCTCAGTTGTATGAACTGAATATTGTACACTATAATGATTTTCACGCAAG ATTCGTGGAAACGAGTCTATCCGGTAACGTCTGCAATCCATCAGTAGCACCATGCATTGGTGGATTTGCAAGACTCACTACCCTCATCAGAGAGGCCCTGCAGAAGGAACCTGATTCCCTAGTGCTGAATGCTGGTGACAGCTTCCAGGGTACGATATGGTATAACTTATTGAGGTGGAACGTTACCCAAGATTTCATGAATATGGTGCACCATGACGCACAT GTACTAGGAAATCATGAATTTGATAATGGTATTGAAGGTGTTGTACCATACCTCAAACATTTAAATTCTACAGTAGTAACAGCTAATATTATCGACGATGAAGAGCCGACTATCCAAGGATTATACCAACCAAGTATTATTGTAGAAAAGAAAGGACGTAAAATTGGTATTATAGGCGTCATCATAGCTACGACCAGT gaATTAGCGTCAGCCGGGAGGTTGGTTTTTACGGATGAAGTCGAAGCAGTCAGGAGAGAGGCAGAGAAGCTAAATGCACAGGGTGTGGACATTATCGTTGTCTTATCCCACTGTGGGCTTGATATTGACAG AGAAATAGCGATGCGTGCCGGTCCACATATAGATATTATCGTTGGAGGTCATAGTCACACGTTACTAAGTAACTCTGATCCTCCAGAGGGCTCAGAGTTTCCAAGACAAGGCCCTTATCCAGTTATAGTAGAACAAGAGACAAGAACT GTACTTATCGTCCAAGCTGCTGCTCACACGGCATTCTTAGgagaaattaaactttatttcaatGAACAAGGTGATTTAATGAGTTGGACCGGTAATCCTCACTTCGTTGGAAATGATGTTGTTCAAG CACCAGATGTTCTGCAAAAGATAAATGAGTACTTGCCAATTATAAATGACAGAGCCAATGAACTAGTTGGTGTATCAAAAGTTCACTTATCATCGGACTGCTCTTGCGATGAATGTAACCTTGGAAGTTTTATTTGCGACGCTTTTCTTGATGCT GCTATTGATAGAGCTGAAGGTGATAAATGGAACTACGCTCATTTTTGCGTTATAAATACGGGAGGCATCAGAACTGATATTCAGCCAGGAA ACGTAACGTTCGAGCACTTACTGCTATCGACACCTTTTGAGAACAGAGTTGAAGTTTTCGACTTGAGAGGTCAACATGTCTTAGAAATGCTGGAGTACGCTGTGGCGAACGACCCTTGGCCTGGCGCAAGAATGGTCCAAGTTTCtg GTTTACGAGCAGTTTTCGATGGTGCTCTTCCAATCAATAGTCGGGTTATGAATGCAACTGTtcgttgcatcgaatgtaggaTACCACGCTACGAGCCTTTAGATCTGaacaaaatgtacaaaatggTATCTCAAAGCTTCCTTGGGGGCGGTGGTGACGGATTTTCA